The Setaria italica strain Yugu1 chromosome IX, Setaria_italica_v2.0, whole genome shotgun sequence genome has a window encoding:
- the LOC101757946 gene encoding BTB/POZ domain-containing protein At5g66560: MSASVRHGSSRAQAWFCTTGLPSDVVFEVHDMTFHLHKFPLMAKSRKIHRMLTEQEEQRPARGRRRRRSSDGGDSGDDGAAETEIEEADDEEEEGAEEQQVRREDDGQVYSIAFPDFPGGPGTFEAAAKFCYGVRVDLTAWNVAPLRCAAEYLEMTEDHAEDNLAARAEAYLDKTVLQHPGDATKALKSCEELLPLAEELGIVARCVEAIAARSSATSRSWFDDLAVLGLRMYKRVMAAMAARDDVRAEARESCLVSYARGTIPGLSRSMRRRLASAPVSSEVEQKELLEAVVASLPADRCSGRVVTAKFLFALLRTAHILRASDAARAALERKAATQLEQATLEDVLIPSYSGAAETLYDVDCVERIVGYFLAEEEIGGFASSSAAIEVEEEAGAEVSRPSAVAMVQVGKLVDSYLAEVASDANLKPAKFCELALSLPDHARIYNDGVYRAVDIYLKAHPRLTAEERDRVVGVVDCRKLTVEACTHAAQNERLPLRAVLQVLFFEQLQLRRAITGTLLAPAGASAVPPRAMRQQRPVSGEWRGATVLAQESQVLRLDMDSVASRVQELERECSSMRRAIKKIDGSSGSGSGGRSPGGRSADGGDLSGPAVGGWRARHGCKFSTQVCDSHARNVVASRASRIGMSP, from the exons ATGTCGGCGTCGGTACGGCACGGCTCGTCGAGGGCCCAGGCATG GTTCTGCACCACCGGGCTGCCCAGCGACGTCGTCTTCGAGGTGCATGACATGACCTTCCACCTCCACAAG TTCCCGCTCATGGCCAAGAGCCGGAAGATCCACCGCATGCTCACCGAGCAAGAGGAGCAGCGTCCggcgcggggacggcggcggcggaggagtagTGACGGAGGCGATTCCGGCGATGACGGTGCTGCGGAAACGGAGATTGAGGAAgccgacgatgaggaggaggagggggccgagGAGCAGCAGGTTAGGAGGGAGGACGACGGGCAGGTGTACAGCATTGCGTTCCCGGATTTCCCGGGCGGGCCGGGCACGTTCGAGGCGGCGGCCAAGTTCTGCTACGGCGTCCGCGTCGACCTCACCGCCTGGAACGTCGCGCCGCTGCGGTGCGCCGCCGAGTACTTGGAGATGACGGAGGACCACGCCGAGGACAACCtcgcggcgcgcgcggaggcCTACCTGGACAAGACCGTGCTCCAGCACCCCGGCGACGCCACCAAGGCGCTCAAGTCCTGCGAGGAGCTGCTGCCGCTCGCCGAGGAGCTCGGCATTGTGGCCCGCTGCGTCGAGGCCATTGCCGCGCGCTCGTCGGCCACGTCGCGGTCCTGGTTCGACGACCTGGCCGTGCTCGGCTTGCGCATGTACAAGCGGGTTATGGCGGCCATGGCCGCGCGCGACGACGTCAGGGCGGAGGCCCGGGAGAGCTGCCTCGTGTCCTACGCTAGGGGAACCATCCCGGGGTTGTCCAGGTCCATGCGCCGGCGCCTCGCGTCCGCGCCCGTGTCGTCGGAGGTGGAGCAGAAGGAGCTCCTGGAGGCGGTGGTCGCGAGCCTCCCCGCCGACAGGTGCTCCGGGCGCGTGGTCACCGCCAAGTTCCTGTTCGCGCTGCTCCGGACGGCGCACATCCTGCGCGCCTCggacgcggcgcgcgcggcgctggAGCGGAAGGCCGCCACGCAGCTGGAGCAGGCCACGCTGGAGGACGTGCTCATCCCGAGCTACTCCGGCGCCGCGGAGACGCTCTACGACGTCGACTGCGTCGAGCGGATCGTCGGGTACTTCCTCGCCGAGGAGGAGATCGGCGGCTTCGCGTCGTCTTCGGCGGCGATcgaggtcgaggaggaggccggcgccgaGGTGTCGCGGCCGTCCGCCGTGGCTATGGTGCAAGTGGGCAAGCTGGTGGACAGCTACCTCGCCGAGGTCGCGTCCGACGCCAACCTGAAGCCGGCCAAGTTCTGCGAGCTCGCGCTGTCGTTGCCCGACCACGCCCGCATCTACAACGACGGCGTCTACCGCGCCGTCGACATCTACCTCAAG GCGCACCCACGGCTGACGGCGGAGGAGCGGGACAGGGTGGTGGGCGTGGTGGACTGCCGGAAGCTGACGGTGGAGGCGTGCACGCACGCGGCGCAGAACGAGCGCCTCCCGCTGCGCGCCGTGCTTCAGGTGCTCTTCTTCGAGCAGCTACAGCTCCGCCGCGCCATCACGGGCACgctgctcgcccccgccggcgccagcgccgtGCCTCCGCGCGCGATGCGGCAGCAGCGCCCGGTCTCCGGCGAGTGGCGGGGCGCGACGGTACTGGCGCAGGAGAGCCAGGTGCTGCGGTTGGACATGGACAGCGTGGCGAGCCGGGTGCAGGAGCTGGAGCGCGAGTGCTCCAGCATGCGCAGGGCCATCAAGAAGATCgacggcagcagcggcagcggcagcggcggccggtcgCCCGGAGGTCGCAGCGCGGACGGCGGCGATTTGTCCGGGCCCGCGGTCGGCGGGTGGAGGGCGCGGCACGGGTGCAAGTTCAGCACGCAGGTGTGCGACTCGCACGCGCGCAATGTGGTGGCGTCCAGGGCATCCAGGATCGGGATGAGCCCGTAG
- the LOC101757551 gene encoding protein JINGUBANG: protein MRDSDGEGAGGGVSRSHPSNLPLPAPHSDPNLQFSGVTDDEMSNRNSSSSATGGASPGYYSDYPSSFSGECSPYNMSPWNQTMASPWSHHSEASAAGLGGPPTMAPGTSLIGSLVREEGHIYSLAAKGDTLYTGSDSKNIRVWRKQKDSGGFKSSSGLVKAIVISGERIFTGHQDGKIRVWKVSPKNGLHKRVGSLPRLRDFLRGSLNPSNYVEVRKNRTALWIRHSDAVSCLSPTEPAQGLLYSGSWDRTFKVWRINDSKCLESVVAHDDNVNAVVAAFDGLVFTGSADGTVKVWRRELQGKSTKHSAVQTLLKQEHAVNALAVSAVAPVLYCGSSDGLVNFWEGDRHLVHGGVLRGHKKAVFCLAAAGALLLSGSADNTIFVWRRDGGMHSCLSVLTGHTEPIRCIAVVEDNGDSSESNAGGGGAAGGGSASRWIVYSGSLDKSIKVWRVTDEPAPDALLLGPGAGDGPQMFDRYPGDATFGASASTTSFR, encoded by the coding sequence ATGAGAGACAGCGACGgagagggcgccggcggcggcgtctcgcGCTCGCACCCGTCGAACCtcccgctgccggcgccgcacTCCGACCCGAACCTCCAGTTCTCGGGGGTTACGGACGATGAGATGTCGAACCGgaacagcagctcctccgccaccggcggcgccaGCCCCGGGTACTACTCCGACTACCCGTCCAGCTTCAGTGGCGAGTGCTCGCCGTACAACATGTCCCCCTGGAACCAGACCATGGCGTCCCCCTGGTCGCACCAcagcgaggcctccgccgccggcctcggcggCCCGCCCACCATGGCGCCCGGGACGAGCCTCATCGGCTCGCTGGTGAGGGAGGAGGGCCACATCTACTCGCTCGCTGCCAAGGGCGACACGCTCTACACCGGCTCGGACAGCAAGAACATCCGCGTCTGGCGCAAGCAGAAGGACTCTGGGGGGTTCAAGTCCTCGAGCGGCCTCGTGAAGGCCATCGTCATCTCCGGCGAGCGCATCTTCACCGGGCACCAGGACGGCAAGATCCGGGTGTGGAAGGTGTCGCCCAAGAACGGCCTGCACAAGCGCGTGGGCAGCCTGCCCCGGCTGCGCGACTTCCTGCGCGGCTCGCTGAACCCGTCCAACTACGTGGAGGTGCGCAAGAACCGGACGGCGCTGTGGATCCGGCACAGCGACGCCGTGTCGTGCCTGAGCCCAACGGAGCCGGCGCAGGGCCTGCTCTACTCGGGCTCCTGGGACCGAACCTTCAAGGTGTGGCGCATCAACGACTCCAAGTGCCTCGAGTCCGTGGTGGCGCACGATGACAACGTCAACGCCGTCGTGGCGGCGTTCGACGGGCTCGTGTTCACGGGCTCGGCGGACGGCACGGTCAAGGTGTGGCGGCGGGAGTTGCAGGGGAAGAGCACCAAGCACTCGGCCGTGCAGACGCTGCTCAAGCAGGAACACGCCGTGAACGCGCTCGCCGTCAGCGCCGTCGCGCCGGTGCTCTACTGCGGATCCTCCGACGGGCTCGTCAACTTCTGGGAGGGCGACCGCCACCTCGTCCACGGCGGCGTGCTCCGCGGCCACAAGAAGGCCGTGttctgcctcgccgccgccggcgcgctcctGCTCAGCGGCTCCGCCGACAACACCATCTTCGtgtggcggcgcgacggcggcatGCATTCCTGCCTCTCGGTGCTCACGGGTCACACCGAGCCCATCAGGTGCATCGCCGTCGTCGAGGACAACGGCGACAGCAGCGAATccaacgccggcggcggcggcgcggccggaggGGGCTCGGCGTCGCGGTGGATAGTGTACAGCGGCAGCCTCGACAAGTCGATCAAGGTGTGGCGCGTGACCGACGAGCCGGCGCCGGACGCGCTGCTCCtgggccccggcgccggcgacgggccCCAGATGTTCGACCGGTATCCCGGCGATGCCACGTTCGGGGCCAGCGCCTCGACGACGTCGTTCCGCTAA
- the LOC101758360 gene encoding serine hydroxymethyltransferase, mitochondrial, translating into MAMATALRKLSANALRRQPLSRITPLYYMASLPATEERSGVTWTKQLNAPLEEVDPEVADIIELEKARQWKGLELIPSENFTSVSVMQAVGSVMTNKYSEGYPGARYYGGNEYIDMAESLCQKRALEAFRLDPAKWGVNVQPLSGSPANFHVYTALLKPHERIMALDLPHGGHLSHGYQTDTKKISATSIFFETMPYRLDESTGFIDYDQLEKSAVLFRPKLIIAGASAYARLYDYDRMRKICNKQKAILLADMAHISGLVAAGVIPSPFDYADVVTTTTHKSLRGPRGAMIFYRKGVKEINKQGKEVMYDFEDKINAAVFPGLQGGPHNHTITGLAVALKQATTPEYRAYQEQVISNSAKFAQSLVAKGYELVSGGTDNHLVLVNLKNKGIDGSRVEKVLECVHIAANKNTVPGDVSAMVPGGIRMGTPALTSRGFVEEDFAKVADFFDAAVNLAVKIKAATTGGTKLKDFVTTLQSDSIQAEIAKLRHDVEEYAKQFPTIGFEKETMKYKN; encoded by the exons atggccatggcgacaGCCCTCCGCAAGCTCTCCGCCAACGCGCTCCGCCGCCAGCCGCTCTCCCGCATCACGCCGCTCTACTACATG GCGTCCCTGCCGGCGACGGAGGAGAGATCCGGAGTCACC TGGACAAAGCAGCTGAACGCGCCGCTCGAAGAGGTCGACCCCGAGGTTGCTGACATCATCGAGCTCGAGAAGGCCCGCCAATGGAAG GGGCTGGAGCTCATCCCGTCGGAGAATTTCACGTCGGTGTCAGTGATGCAGGCGGTGGGTTCTGTCATGACCAACAAGTACAGCGAGGGGTACCCCGGCGCAAGATACTACGGTGGGAATGA ATACATTGATATGGCCGAATCCTTGTGTCAGAAACGTGCTTTGGAGGCTTTCCGCTTGGACCCAGCGAAGTGGGGAG TGAATGTGCAACCTCTATCGGGTTCACCTGCCAACTTCCATGTATACACCGCCCTATTGAAGCCACATGAAAGGATCATGGCTTTGGATCTTCCTCACGGTGGACATCTTTCTCATGGTTACCAG ACTGATACTAAGAAGATTTCGGCAACTTCGATATTCTTTGAGACAATGCCCTACAGACTGGATGAAAGCACTGGCTTCATTGATTATGATCAG TTGGAGAAAAGCGCTGTTCTTTTCAGGCCAAAGTTGATCATAGCTGGTGCAAGTGCATATGCTCGCCTATATGATTATGACCGTATGAGGAAG ATATGCAACAAGCAGAAAGCAATACTTCTAGCAGACATGGCACATATCAGTGGGCTTGTTGCAGCTGGCGTCATTCCATCTCCTTTTGATTATGCAGATGTAGTGACTACCACTACTCACAAGTCACTCCGTGGGCCACGTGGAGCCATGATCTTTTACAGGAAGGGAGTGaaagaaataaataagcagGGAAAAGAG GTTATGTATGATTTTGAGGACAAGATCAACGCTGCCGTCTTTCCAGGTCTGCAAGGCGGGCCTCATAACCATACCATTACTGGCTTGGCTGTTGCGCTTAAGCAG GCAACTACCCCAGAGTACCGAGCTTATCAAGAGCAGGTTATCAGTAACTCTGCTAAATTTGCACAG AGCTTGGTAGCAAAAGGATACGAGCTTGTCTCTGGTGGGACTGATAACCATTTGGTCCTCGTTAATCTCAAGAATAAG GGGATAGATGGCTCAAGGGTGGAGAAGGTTTTAGAATGTGTGCATATTGCAGCAAACAAGAACACTGTTCCTGGCGATGTTTCAGCTATGGTACCAGGAGGCATCAGGATGG GAACCCCAGCTCTTACATCCAGAGGATTTGTGGAGGAAGATTTTGCTAAGGTTGCTGACTTCTTTGATGCAGCAGTGAACTTGGCTGTGAAGATTAAGGCTGCAACGACAG GTGGAACAAAGCTGAAGGACTTTGTTACCACTTTGCAATCTGATAGCATCCAAGCTGAGATTGCAAAGCTTCGCCATGATGTGGAGGAATATGCAAAACAGTTCCCAACAATTGGATTTGAGAAAGAGACCATGAAATACAAGAACTAA